A genomic window from Vigna radiata var. radiata cultivar VC1973A unplaced genomic scaffold, Vradiata_ver6 scaffold_169, whole genome shotgun sequence includes:
- the LOC106779862 gene encoding ACT domain-containing protein ACR4, with product MYCLLLRSNNTSAEPLCLQERESTKILVWCCVADHESSETPMAFMSEVNMSFSHYMDDEYEKLFRRMNPPRVVIDNESCKNATVIRVDSANKHGILLEVVQILTDLNLIITKAYISSDGGWFMDVFNVTGQDGNKVTDEAILDYIRKSLGPESCVTSPIRSVGVEQTMDHTAIELMGSDRPGLLSEVSAVLTNLKCNIVNAEVWTHNTRAAAVMHVTDEETGSAITDPKRLSMIKELLCNVLGGGNKKRGAKTVVTDEVTHTERRLHQMMFADRDYERDNDDGFDEKQRPNVNVVNWSDNDYSVVTIQSKDRPKLLFDIVCTLTDMEYVVFHANIDAEGPEAYQEYYIKHIDGSPVKSDAERQRVIQCLAAAIERRVSDGLKLELCTTDRVGLLSDVTRIFRENSLTVTRAEVSTKGGKAVNTFYVRGASGFPVDLKTIESIRQTIGNTILKVKGSPSEMKSVPQDSPSRSLFSGLFKSRSFVNFGLVKSYS from the exons atgtactgTTTGTTGCTTCGTAGCAACAACACATCCGCAGAGCCACTTTGTTTGCAAGAGAGAGAATCTACGAAAATTTTGGTGTGGTGTTGTGTGGCAGATCACGAATCCTCAGAAACTCCAATGG CTTTTATGTCGGAGGTCAACATGAGCTTCTCTCACTACATGGATGATGAATACGAGAAACTCTTCCGGAGAATGAACCCCCCCAG GGTTGTAATCGATAATGAATCCTGCAAGAATGCCACTGTTATACGG GTTGATAGTGCAAACAAGCATGGAATACTTCTTGAAGTTGTACAGATCCTCACTGATCTAAACCTCATCATAACCAAGGCTTACATATCTTCTGATGGTGGATGGTTCATGGATg TTTTTAATGTTACTGGACAAGATGGAAACAAGGTTACTGACGAGGCCATTTTGGATTACATTAGAAAG tctctcgGTCCCGAATCTTGTGTGACTTCTCCCATTAGATCTGTTGGGGTTGAGCAAACAATGGACCACACAGCAATTGAGCTTATGGGAAGTGATAGGCCAGGATTGCTTTCAGAAGTCAGTGCTGTTTTGACCAACCTCAAGTGCAATATAGTGAATGCAGAGGTGTGGACTCACAACACCAGGGCAGCCGCTGTAATGCACGTGACAGATGAAGAAACCGGATCAGCTATCACTGACCCTAAGAGGCTCTCTATGATCAAGGAACTTCTATGCAATGTGCTTGGTGGTGGCAACAAGAAGAGGGGAGCTAAAACTGTTGTGACAGATGAAGTCACACACACTGAGAGAAGGCTTCACCAAATGATGTTTGCTGATAGGGATTATGAACGAGATAATGATGATGGCTTTGATGAGAAGCAAAGACCAAATGTGAATGTTGTGAATTGGTCTGACAATGATTATTCAGTAGTAACTATTCAGAGTAAGGACAGGCCAAAGCTTCTCTTCGACATAGTTTGTACTTTGACAGACATGGAGTATGTGGTTTTTCATGCAAATATCGATGCTGAGGGGCCGGAAGCATATCAG GAATATTACATCAAGCATATTGACGGGTCCCCTGTGAAATCAGATGCAGAAAGACAAAGAGTTATACAATGTCTTGCAGCTGCAATTGAGAGAAGAGTTTCTGAC GGTTTGAAGCTAGAACTCTGCACCACCGACAGAGTTGGACTTCTATCTGATGTCACGCGTATCTTCAGAGAGAATAGCCTCACAGTTACAAGGGCAGAAGTGTCCACAAAAGGAGGCAAAGCTGTTAACACTTTCTATGTTCGCGGGGCATCTGGTTTCCCTGTTGATTTGAAGACCATAGAATCCATTAGGCAAACAATAGGAAACACAATCCTTAAAGTAAAGGGTAGCCCTTCAGAGATGAAATCTGTTCCTCAGGATTCTCCCTCCAGATCCCTGTTTAGTGGTCTTTTCAAGTCCAGATCTTTTGTGAACTTTGGCTTGGTTAAGTCTTATTCTTGA